In Babylonia areolata isolate BAREFJ2019XMU chromosome 10, ASM4173473v1, whole genome shotgun sequence, the following proteins share a genomic window:
- the LOC143286634 gene encoding uncharacterized protein LOC143286634, whose protein sequence is MDIDVHTLANNIKEVLTTTAEQVVGKKRKRIQPWVTNEVLDLCDKRRELRKKKHSGNEARTKHQQVNREVRTKMKAAKENWIEEQCEEVEKGMETGNSERAYSTLKTLTKTSQPRSAVIEDKDGKLLTDSEEVLKRWTEYCDGLYNYQLNPDSSILQDNPRSTDCEENLQGPSDEGSPIPRGVGIK, encoded by the coding sequence ATGGACATCGACGTACACACCCTTGCTAACAACATCAAAGAGGTGCTAACTACAACAGCTGAACAAGTTGTGGGGAAAAAGCGAAAAAGGATCCAACCATGGGTGACAAATGAGGTCCTAGATCTGTGCGACAAGCGGCGAGAactgaggaaaaagaaacactctGGTAATGAAGCCAGGACGAAGCACCAACAGGTGAACAGAGAAGTCAGGACgaagatgaaggcagccaaagaaaactggatagaggaGCAGTGCGAAGAAGTTGAGAAAGGCATGGAAACAGGGAACAGCGAAAGGGCCTATAGCACCCTCAAGACCCTCACCAAGACTAGCCAGCCAAGATCAGCTGTCATCGAAGATAAGGATGGCAAGCTACTGACAGATAGCGAAGAAGTCCTGAAGAGGTGGACAGAATACTGTGACGGCCTCTACAACTACCAGCTCAATCCAGACTCATCTATACTGCAGGACAACCCACGATCCACAGACTGTGAGGAAAATCTCCAA